CCCGGCGGCCCGTCGCGGGCAGTGTGAATGCTGCCGGACGCTCTACGCCGCAGTCACTCTCGTGGTCTGGGACTCGGTCGGCCTGGTGCTCGCAGCGCATCGCAGCGTGAGCTCACGGCTAGGACGCCCGGATCAGCCGGTCGTGCCGACGGCGCTGTGGGCCAGGAAGAACCGGGTCATCGCCGCCGACGCGCTCGGCCCCTGGGGGTCGGTGTAGCTGCCGGCCGAGTGACCGCCGAACCAGGCGTGGCCGCCCCCGTCGACGATCCACGACTCGGCCACCACGATCCCGTCGGCGTCGGTGTGCACCGTCCGGGTGTGCGGGCGGCCTCCGCCGTCGGCCACCCGGGTGCTGACCGACCGCACCCGGCCGGTGCCGGGAGCCGCCAACCGGGCCCCGATGATCTTCTCGGCGTTGACCGGAGCAACGGTGCCGTCCCCGGCCCCATGGAACACGATCACCGGAACCGGCCCGCTGCTGACCGGGGAGCCCCCGGACTGCATGGCACCGAATGCCCCGGGGATGTCGGTCGCGGCCCGGTAGCCGAGCCCGGAATGGATGCCGGCCGCCGCGAACAGGGTGGGATAGGTGGCGGCCATCACCGAGGCCATCGCGCCGCCGGCGGACAACCCGGCGACGTAGACCCGCCCCCGGTCGACGCCGTGCTCGGCGATGATCTGCTCGGTGAGGCCGGCGATGATCGCCGGCTCGCCCGAACCGGCCTGCTGATCCTCGGGGCGGAACCAGTTCCAGTACCCGCTGTGGTTGGCCGCGCGGGACTGCTCCGGGTAGGCAACCAGGAAGGTGTGCTCCTCGGCCTGGTGGTTCATGCCGGTGCCGGCCGCGAAATCGGTCGCATTCTGGGTGCCGCCGTGCAGCATCACGACCAACGGGACCGACTGGCCGGTGTAACCGGTGGGGATGTACAGGTCGTAGTTCCGCGCACCGGCCGGACCGGTGTAGGTCAGGTGCCGGATCTCGCCGCCGGCCGCGGACGCGGCGGCCGCTGCGGCCGGATTGGCGCCCGACCCGGGCAGGGACCCCAGGCCACCGGGCAGGGAGCTGAGCCCGCCGGGCAGCTGCCCGGACAGGTTCAGGTTGAGCCCGGCCGGCAAGGACGAGAGCAATTCGGTCACGTCCAGCGGCGGCCCGGTCGGCAACGTGCCGGTTCCCGATTCCGACCTCGGCAGCCCGGACCCCGAGCTAATGCCCATCCGAGCCAGGATGCCGGTCGGATCGGGCAGCGACGGCGCGCTCCCGCCTTCGGGCGGACGGTGGGCGGAGACGGTGGCGGCGTTGTCCCGGATGAGGCGCATGGCGCGGTCCAGGGTGGCGGTCATGTTTTTGGGCATGGCAGTAGAACTCCTGTCGTGATGGTGAATCGGTCGACCCCGATGGTCGGCCGGACGTGGTGATCCGTGCGGGCGAACGCCGCGAACTGATGCTCAGACGGTGCGGGAAGCCAAGGCG
This genomic window from Nakamurella multipartita DSM 44233 contains:
- a CDS encoding extracellular catalytic domain type 1 short-chain-length polyhydroxyalkanoate depolymerase yields the protein MPKNMTATLDRAMRLIRDNAATVSAHRPPEGGSAPSLPDPTGILARMGISSGSGLPRSESGTGTLPTGPPLDVTELLSSLPAGLNLNLSGQLPGGLSSLPGGLGSLPGSGANPAAAAAASAAGGEIRHLTYTGPAGARNYDLYIPTGYTGQSVPLVVMLHGGTQNATDFAAGTGMNHQAEEHTFLVAYPEQSRAANHSGYWNWFRPEDQQAGSGEPAIIAGLTEQIIAEHGVDRGRVYVAGLSAGGAMASVMAATYPTLFAAAGIHSGLGYRAATDIPGAFGAMQSGGSPVSSGPVPVIVFHGAGDGTVAPVNAEKIIGARLAAPGTGRVRSVSTRVADGGGRPHTRTVHTDADGIVVAESWIVDGGGHAWFGGHSAGSYTDPQGPSASAAMTRFFLAHSAVGTTG